One genomic region from Solwaraspora sp. WMMD792 encodes:
- a CDS encoding peptidoglycan recognition family protein: MGIWTDLATWRGPTVNSGNGTGALNEPEDRLDAHHGIVVHIAAGYFEGTIAWQRNPASRVSSHFVVAKDGRIAQMVDTEIRAWTQRAGNRTWLSIENEGFLPDRLTAPQLEANAQLLARSHLEHGVPVRNANSPLERGLGHHSMGAENGFDWGHSQCPGPAIVAQKPTIVARAAQIVTAIRPPVPPRPRWIIDDLDDPGDTVMYLVQCTIQTPNPIYVVHDSGKVRHIGPAELAYLRSLGGEDEVPTITESDPAACSRLLAEARVAQGFLQN; encoded by the coding sequence ATGGGAATCTGGACCGATCTCGCTACCTGGCGGGGTCCCACCGTGAACAGCGGCAACGGCACCGGTGCGTTGAACGAGCCGGAGGACCGCCTCGACGCGCACCACGGCATCGTGGTGCACATCGCCGCCGGCTACTTCGAGGGCACCATCGCCTGGCAGCGTAACCCCGCGTCGCGGGTGTCGTCGCACTTCGTCGTGGCCAAGGACGGGCGCATCGCACAGATGGTCGACACCGAGATCCGGGCATGGACACAGCGGGCCGGCAACCGCACCTGGCTCAGTATCGAGAACGAAGGGTTCCTGCCGGACCGGCTCACCGCACCGCAGCTGGAGGCGAACGCCCAACTGCTGGCCCGATCACACCTCGAACACGGCGTGCCGGTCCGCAACGCGAACAGCCCGCTCGAACGCGGACTCGGCCACCACAGCATGGGGGCCGAGAACGGCTTCGACTGGGGACACAGCCAGTGTCCCGGTCCGGCGATCGTCGCTCAGAAGCCGACGATCGTCGCCCGGGCGGCGCAGATCGTCACCGCGATCCGACCGCCGGTACCACCCCGACCGCGATGGATTATCGACGACCTCGACGACCCGGGAGACACCGTCATGTACCTCGTGCAGTGCACCATCCAGACCCCGAACCCGATCTACGTCGTGCACGACAGCGGCAAGGTCCGGCACATCGGGCCCGCCGAACTCGCGTACCTGCGCAGCCTCGGCGGCGAGGACGAGGTGCCCACCATCACCGAGTCCGACCCGGCCGCCTGCTCGCGGTTGCTGGCCGAGGCCCGGGTCGCCCAGGGCTTCCTGCAGAACTGA
- a CDS encoding CocE/NonD family hydrolase produces the protein MRRFGVPGLRRFGAGGPWRVRIRRDLAVRTRDGLRLRTDHYRPVGAGAAPAVLIRTPYGRGGPVRLLGLLFARRGWHCVVQSCRGTFGSDGLFEPLLHERADGLDTLEWLRRQPWYDGRLGTFGISYQGLGQWATAAHAGDDLRAMVAVVTAAQTRDSTYAGGAFSLDTVLTWAELMSAQQVPWLTRQRELRRGLPRLTAGLAHLPLAEADRVATGVTVPFFQEWLTQHRPAAPYWLPRTFHREVAQVRAPVSMVTGWHDIFLPAQLADYAALRAAGRRPRLTVGPWTHGSPGLFVTAYREAAEFFATYFGEGPAASGHRPVRVHVAGAGWRDLADWPPPATTTGWYLWPGGRLGRAMPPRSAPDRHRYDPAAPTPAVGGPMLIAQHAGVRDNRELEARPDVLTYTSGPLAGPVELIGPVTAEVYVRCTVAYFDVFVRLCRVDRRGRSWNICDGLSRVDGATNGEAVRVPVTLWPTACRLSAGERLRVQVSGGAHPRWARNPGSGEPLGTAARLLSSQRWIFHDPQRPSVVWLPVTQD, from the coding sequence CTGCGGCGGTTCGGGGTCCCGGGCCTTCGTCGGTTCGGTGCCGGGGGTCCGTGGCGGGTCCGGATCCGGCGCGACCTCGCCGTGCGGACCCGCGACGGGCTGCGGCTGCGGACCGACCACTATCGGCCGGTGGGTGCGGGCGCCGCGCCGGCCGTGCTGATCCGGACCCCGTACGGTCGGGGCGGTCCGGTCCGGCTGCTCGGTCTGCTGTTCGCCCGCCGTGGCTGGCACTGCGTCGTCCAGTCGTGCCGGGGCACGTTCGGGTCCGACGGCCTGTTCGAGCCGTTGCTGCACGAGCGGGCCGACGGGCTGGACACGTTGGAGTGGTTGCGCCGGCAACCCTGGTACGACGGACGGCTTGGCACCTTCGGCATCTCCTACCAGGGCCTCGGGCAGTGGGCCACGGCCGCCCATGCCGGCGACGACCTGCGGGCGATGGTCGCGGTGGTCACCGCCGCGCAGACCCGCGACTCCACGTACGCCGGCGGGGCGTTCTCCCTGGACACGGTGCTGACCTGGGCGGAGCTGATGTCGGCGCAGCAGGTGCCGTGGCTGACCCGCCAGCGTGAGCTACGTCGTGGCCTGCCCCGGCTGACCGCCGGCCTGGCGCATCTGCCACTGGCCGAGGCCGACCGGGTCGCGACCGGGGTCACCGTGCCGTTCTTCCAGGAGTGGCTCACCCAGCACCGTCCGGCGGCACCGTACTGGCTGCCCCGTACCTTCCACCGGGAGGTCGCCCAGGTCCGCGCTCCGGTGTCGATGGTGACCGGTTGGCACGACATCTTCCTGCCGGCTCAGCTGGCCGACTACGCGGCGTTGCGGGCGGCGGGCCGGCGGCCCCGGCTCACCGTCGGGCCGTGGACGCACGGCAGTCCCGGGCTGTTCGTCACGGCGTACCGGGAGGCGGCGGAGTTCTTCGCGACCTATTTCGGCGAAGGGCCCGCCGCGTCCGGGCACCGGCCGGTGCGGGTGCACGTCGCCGGGGCCGGGTGGCGTGACCTCGCCGACTGGCCGCCGCCGGCGACGACCACCGGGTGGTACCTGTGGCCGGGCGGTCGGCTGGGCCGGGCGATGCCGCCCCGGTCGGCACCGGACCGGCACCGCTACGACCCGGCCGCACCGACTCCGGCGGTGGGCGGGCCGATGCTGATCGCCCAGCACGCCGGGGTGCGCGACAACCGGGAGCTGGAGGCCCGCCCGGACGTGCTGACCTACACGAGCGGGCCGCTGGCCGGGCCGGTGGAGCTGATCGGCCCGGTGACGGCCGAGGTGTACGTCCGCTGCACCGTCGCGTACTTCGACGTGTTCGTTCGGCTGTGCCGGGTCGACCGGCGCGGCAGGTCCTGGAACATCTGTGATGGACTGTCCCGGGTGGATGGGGCGACGAACGGCGAGGCGGTCCGGGTGCCGGTGACCCTCTGGCCGACCGCCTGCCGGCTGTCGGCGGGGGAACGGTTGCGGGTGCAGGTCAGCGGTGGCGCGCATCCGCGGTGGGCGAGAAACCCGGGCTCCGGCGAGCCGCTGGGTACCGCCGCCCGGCTGCTGAGCAGCCAACGGTGGATCTTCCATGACCCGCAGCGGCCGTCGGTGGTCTGGTTGCCGGTCACACAGGACTGA
- a CDS encoding MarR family transcriptional regulator, translating into MGAGVWGTRPSGRSAVVAEIIRRLRSYTVDAGHVGHAFAALHDLHATDLQALIAVMDAEQTGSPITPGGLGVHLNLTSGSVTALVDRLERAGHLYRDRDPDDRRKVRLRYAAEGAALAREFFAPLGRRTDAVMADFTDDELETVRRFLAAMGESTRAHRDEVRAAARDGGRGR; encoded by the coding sequence GTGGGCGCCGGTGTATGGGGGACCCGGCCGAGTGGTCGGTCAGCGGTGGTGGCGGAGATCATCCGCCGGTTGCGCAGCTACACCGTCGACGCCGGCCATGTCGGCCATGCTTTCGCCGCACTGCACGACCTGCACGCCACCGACCTGCAGGCGCTGATCGCCGTGATGGACGCCGAGCAGACCGGGAGCCCGATCACCCCGGGCGGCCTGGGCGTGCACCTCAACCTGACCTCCGGTTCGGTCACCGCCCTGGTGGACCGGCTGGAGCGGGCCGGACACCTGTACCGCGACCGGGACCCGGACGACCGGCGCAAGGTGCGGCTGCGGTACGCGGCCGAGGGCGCCGCCCTGGCCCGCGAGTTCTTCGCCCCGCTGGGCCGGCGTACCGACGCCGTGATGGCCGACTTCACCGACGACGAGTTGGAGACGGTCCGCCGGTTCCTGGCGGCGATGGGCGAGTCCACCCGGGCGCACCGCGACGAGGTGCGCGCCGCTGCCCGGGACGGCGGCCGTGGGCGCTGA
- a CDS encoding MMPL family transporter, giving the protein MPTPLGTRLTAIICGRWTAWLVLLTAAAFSALVIDFAGDPRTGDDPTGALPDSAESVQVAELRRQLPGGQLNPALVVYSRDGQPLTADDDAAIATDREAFARDAVGEVGPPVYAPDRTAALVAVPLPAEIDIERLGEIVDRLRAEARAGLPVGAEAELTGGAGFTADVAAAFDGANVTLLAATVAVVAALLLITYRSPWLWLVPLAVVGTADVVSNGLIAIVSRAVDLRIDPSTTGIVDVLVFGAGTNYALLLIARYREELRREPDRRRALRRALSSAGPAITASALTVVLSLLTLLAAVLANDRAIGVAGAVGITTAMLYGLIVLPAALSVCGRGLFWPFVPRPGQADPTRSGIWARAGALVSRRPRTVLAGSLLLLAVLATGLLDARIGLSKTEQFRVSAESIDGLATLSRSFPPGAADPVIVVADAAQTPAVLAAVETVDGVASARPAGGTTDLAVVEVVLRAEPDSAESYQVIRNLRAALDSVPAADALVGGSVAANLDTREAALRDLRVVVPLVLVVVLAVLIVLLRSIVAPLILVGTVVATFFAALGAATTLFTQVLGYPALDTSVPLLAFLFLVALGVDYNIFLTTRAREEAAVDGTRQGVRTALAVTGGVITSAGVLLAAVFTVLGVLPLVTLTEIGVIVGFGVLLDTLLVRTLLVPAIAMVLGRRFWWPSALARHRVPQPVPVRADPTPKPVGADPMPGRRADAGG; this is encoded by the coding sequence ATGCCCACACCGCTCGGCACCCGGCTGACCGCGATCATCTGCGGCCGGTGGACCGCCTGGCTGGTTCTGCTCACCGCAGCCGCATTTTCCGCGCTGGTGATCGACTTCGCCGGCGATCCCCGCACCGGCGACGACCCCACCGGGGCGCTGCCCGACTCCGCCGAGTCCGTCCAGGTCGCCGAACTGCGCCGGCAACTGCCCGGCGGGCAGCTCAACCCGGCCCTCGTCGTCTACTCCCGCGACGGACAGCCGCTGACCGCCGACGACGACGCCGCCATCGCCACCGACCGTGAAGCCTTCGCCCGCGACGCCGTCGGCGAGGTCGGCCCACCGGTGTACGCCCCCGACCGCACCGCCGCCCTGGTCGCCGTCCCACTCCCCGCCGAAATCGACATCGAACGCCTCGGCGAGATCGTCGACCGGCTCCGCGCCGAGGCCCGCGCTGGACTTCCCGTCGGCGCCGAAGCGGAACTCACCGGCGGTGCCGGCTTCACCGCCGACGTCGCCGCCGCCTTCGACGGCGCCAACGTCACTCTGCTCGCCGCCACCGTCGCCGTCGTCGCCGCCCTGCTGCTGATCACCTACCGCAGCCCCTGGCTGTGGCTGGTGCCGCTCGCCGTGGTCGGCACCGCCGACGTGGTCAGCAACGGACTCATCGCCATCGTCAGCCGCGCCGTCGACCTGCGGATCGACCCCTCCACCACCGGCATCGTCGACGTGCTCGTCTTCGGTGCCGGCACCAACTACGCCCTGCTGCTGATCGCCCGCTACCGCGAGGAACTGCGCCGCGAACCCGACCGCCGCCGAGCCCTGCGCCGGGCGCTGAGCTCCGCCGGCCCAGCGATCACCGCCAGCGCCCTGACCGTTGTGCTCAGCCTGCTCACCCTGCTCGCCGCCGTACTCGCCAACGACCGCGCCATCGGCGTCGCCGGCGCCGTCGGCATCACCACCGCCATGCTGTACGGCCTGATCGTGCTGCCCGCCGCCCTGTCCGTCTGTGGACGTGGCCTGTTCTGGCCGTTCGTCCCCCGCCCGGGACAGGCCGACCCCACCCGCAGCGGCATCTGGGCCCGGGCGGGCGCGCTGGTCAGCCGGCGACCGCGCACCGTGCTCGCCGGCTCCCTGCTGCTACTTGCCGTGCTGGCCACCGGCCTGCTCGACGCCCGGATCGGGCTGAGCAAGACCGAACAGTTCCGGGTCAGCGCCGAATCCATCGACGGGCTGGCCACCCTGTCCCGGTCCTTCCCACCCGGCGCCGCCGACCCGGTGATCGTCGTCGCCGACGCCGCCCAGACGCCGGCGGTGCTCGCCGCCGTCGAAACGGTCGACGGGGTCGCCAGCGCCCGACCAGCCGGCGGCACCACCGACCTCGCCGTCGTCGAGGTGGTGCTGCGCGCCGAACCGGACAGCGCGGAAAGCTACCAGGTCATCCGGAACCTACGCGCCGCGCTCGACTCGGTACCGGCCGCCGACGCCCTCGTCGGCGGCTCCGTCGCCGCGAACCTCGACACCCGCGAGGCCGCCCTGCGTGACCTGCGGGTCGTCGTCCCACTGGTGCTCGTGGTGGTGCTGGCGGTGCTGATCGTGCTGCTCCGGTCGATCGTCGCACCGCTGATCCTGGTCGGTACGGTCGTCGCCACCTTCTTCGCCGCCCTCGGCGCGGCCACCACCCTGTTCACCCAGGTGCTCGGCTACCCGGCGCTGGACACCAGCGTGCCGCTGCTGGCGTTCCTGTTCCTGGTCGCCCTCGGCGTCGACTACAACATCTTCCTCACCACCCGGGCCCGGGAGGAGGCGGCCGTCGACGGCACCCGGCAGGGCGTGCGGACCGCGCTCGCCGTCACCGGCGGAGTGATCACCAGCGCCGGTGTCCTGCTCGCCGCGGTCTTCACCGTCCTGGGGGTGCTGCCGCTGGTCACCCTGACCGAGATCGGGGTGATCGTCGGGTTCGGCGTACTGCTCGACACGTTGCTGGTCCGGACGCTGCTGGTGCCGGCGATCGCGATGGTGCTCGGCCGACGGTTCTGGTGGCCGAGCGCGCTCGCCCGCCACCGCGTCCCGCAGCCGGTGCCGGTCAGGGCCGACCCCACGCCGAAGCCGGTCGGGGCCGACCCGATGCCGGGCCGGCGCGCCGATGCCGGAGGATAG